The proteins below are encoded in one region of Clostridia bacterium:
- the thiS gene encoding sulfur carrier protein ThiS yields MKLIINGEEKDFTSGLTLAALISQLGIKGDRIAVELNRDIAPRASWETIELTEGDKLEVVHFVGGG; encoded by the coding sequence ATGAAGCTCATCATTAATGGGGAAGAAAAGGACTTCACGTCCGGACTTACGCTGGCCGCGCTTATCAGTCAGCTCGGTATCAAGGGCGACCGAATCGCCGTCGAACTCAATCGCGACATTGCCCCACGCGCGAGTTGGGAGACTATCGAGCTCACCGAAGGCGACAAGCTCGAGGTTGTGCACTTCGTTGGCGGCGGTTAA
- the ndhC gene encoding NADH-quinone oxidoreductase subunit A, which translates to MSENYFARYLPLLMHMFAAAGLAVAIVLLSTFIGQHKKNRVKMSPYECGMIPQGDVRQRFSVKFYLVAMLFILFDVEAIFLYPWAILLKELKMFGFWEMLIYIGIVTVGLFYIWKKGVIDWNKPTREEVM; encoded by the coding sequence ATGTCAGAGAATTATTTCGCCCGTTATTTGCCTCTTCTGATGCATATGTTCGCGGCTGCCGGCCTGGCGGTTGCGATCGTCCTGCTGTCCACATTCATTGGGCAGCACAAGAAAAACCGGGTGAAGATGTCGCCGTACGAATGCGGCATGATTCCGCAGGGCGACGTCCGCCAACGCTTTTCGGTGAAGTTCTACCTCGTCGCGATGCTCTTCATTCTGTTCGACGTTGAGGCAATCTTTCTTTATCCCTGGGCCATTCTTCTCAAGGAATTGAAGATGTTCGGATTCTGGGAGATGTTGATCTACATCGGAATCGTCACGGTTGGGCTCTTCTACATATGGAAGAAGGGCGTTATCGACTGGAACAAGCCGACACGCGAAGAGGTCATGTAG
- a CDS encoding NADH-quinone oxidoreductase subunit C → MPLETAIDNIEQLKDRPALAQLLAWRPEVVQAAKWDRSELTIWLNRGALCEALAVLRDDPATQFAFLCDVTAVDWYPAEPRFEVVYHVLSMKLKQRVRIKVKLSGADASIDSVTPMWPGANPFEREVFDLFGIRFTGHPYLRRIMMPADWEGHPLRKDYPVEGYR, encoded by the coding sequence ATGCCCCTTGAGACGGCAATCGACAACATCGAACAACTTAAAGACCGTCCGGCGCTGGCGCAGCTTTTGGCTTGGCGGCCGGAAGTTGTGCAGGCCGCGAAGTGGGACCGCAGCGAACTAACAATTTGGCTGAACCGAGGTGCGCTCTGCGAGGCTCTCGCTGTCCTGCGCGACGACCCGGCAACACAGTTCGCCTTCCTTTGCGATGTTACGGCCGTGGACTGGTATCCTGCCGAGCCGCGCTTCGAAGTCGTTTATCACGTACTCTCGATGAAATTGAAGCAGCGTGTGCGTATCAAAGTGAAGTTGAGTGGCGCGGATGCGAGCATCGACTCCGTCACCCCGATGTGGCCCGGCGCGAATCCTTTTGAGCGCGAAGTCTTCGACCTCTTTGGAATCCGCTTCACTGGGCATCCCTACTTGCGGCGCATCATGATGCCGGCGGACTGGGAAGGCCACCCGCTACGCAAAGATTATCCAGTTGAGGGCTACCGGTAA
- the nuoD gene encoding NADH dehydrogenase (quinone) subunit D, translating into MGTVGQYVATLEPGEDRTMILNMGPQHPSTHGVLRLVLEIDGETIVRIMPDIGFLHTGIEKTTEAKFYQQVVPLTDRIDYLCPLTNNLAYCLAVEKLLGLEIPKRAVWMRVMLNELSRISSHLVWLGTHAMDIGAMTVFLYCMREREDILRIFEMVSGQRMMTSYFRIGGLAMEAPLDLFERVKHFADRFPERINEYENLLTANPIWMDRTKGVGKLSAEDAIALGATGPTARGSGVDWDLRRDMPYSGYENFSFKVPLGKNGDVYDRYLCRVEELRESIGMVQQALQGMPEGPIKADAPKVVLPDREKMKTQMESLIYHFKIVTEGFTVPAGEVYQGVESPRGEMGYFVVSDGTAKPYRVHMRSPSLANLSTLSVMCEGGLIADVVAAVGSIDIILGDVDR; encoded by the coding sequence ATGGGCACCGTTGGACAGTACGTCGCGACACTTGAGCCTGGCGAAGATCGCACGATGATCCTGAACATGGGCCCGCAGCATCCGTCCACCCACGGCGTGTTGCGCCTCGTCCTGGAGATCGATGGCGAAACCATTGTGCGGATTATGCCCGACATCGGCTTTCTGCACACCGGCATCGAAAAGACCACCGAAGCCAAGTTCTACCAGCAGGTCGTGCCTCTTACCGACCGCATCGACTATCTCTGCCCACTGACCAACAACCTCGCGTACTGCCTTGCGGTAGAGAAATTGCTCGGACTAGAGATTCCCAAGCGCGCCGTATGGATGCGCGTGATGCTCAACGAACTGTCGCGCATCAGTTCTCACCTGGTCTGGCTGGGCACGCACGCGATGGACATCGGCGCAATGACGGTGTTCCTGTACTGCATGCGCGAACGGGAAGACATTCTGCGGATTTTCGAGATGGTCAGCGGTCAGCGCATGATGACTTCGTACTTTCGCATTGGCGGCCTTGCGATGGAAGCTCCGCTGGATTTGTTTGAGCGAGTGAAGCACTTTGCAGACAGGTTCCCCGAGCGCATCAATGAGTACGAAAACCTGCTTACCGCAAATCCGATCTGGATGGACCGCACGAAGGGCGTTGGAAAACTCTCGGCCGAGGACGCGATTGCGCTGGGAGCGACCGGGCCAACCGCACGCGGCAGCGGCGTTGACTGGGATCTGCGCCGTGACATGCCGTACTCTGGCTACGAAAACTTCAGTTTCAAAGTGCCTCTCGGCAAGAACGGCGACGTGTACGACCGTTACTTGTGTCGGGTCGAGGAACTGCGCGAATCCATCGGCATGGTGCAGCAGGCGCTACAAGGGATGCCGGAAGGTCCCATCAAGGCCGATGCGCCGAAGGTCGTTCTGCCCGACCGCGAGAAGATGAAGACCCAGATGGAGTCGTTGATCTATCACTTCAAGATCGTGACCGAGGGCTTCACCGTTCCAGCGGGCGAGGTGTACCAGGGCGTAGAGTCTCCTCGAGGCGAGATGGGTTACTTCGTGGTTAGTGACGGAACAGCGAAGCCATACCGCGTCCACATGCGGAGTCCCTCGCTCGCGAACCTCAGCACCCTCTCCGTCATGTGCGAAGGCGGCTTAATAGCTGATGTAGTAGCAGCCGTGGGATCGATCGACATTATTCTTGGAGACGTGGACAGATAA
- a CDS encoding NAD(P)H-dependent oxidoreductase subunit E produces the protein MQFSSEFETRFTEMLTHYPTKRSVLVPTLLYVQDELGYLSDDAVNEIAQRLELSDLEVRNVISYYSMLRTKPAGKYNVQVCTNISCLVRGGEEILRHCKETLGVTQDKGVTPDGLFSVEEVECIGACCWAPAIQVNYDYHENLTMEKVDAVLESYRKREQQ, from the coding sequence ATGCAATTTTCTAGCGAATTCGAAACCCGCTTCACCGAGATGCTGACGCATTATCCGACCAAGCGGTCGGTATTGGTGCCGACGCTGCTTTATGTCCAGGACGAGCTGGGCTATCTGAGTGACGATGCCGTCAATGAAATCGCACAACGGCTCGAGCTAAGCGATCTGGAAGTGCGCAACGTCATCAGTTATTACTCGATGCTCAGGACTAAGCCGGCCGGCAAGTACAACGTGCAGGTCTGCACGAACATAAGCTGCCTGGTTCGCGGCGGTGAAGAAATTCTGCGCCATTGCAAGGAGACGCTGGGCGTAACGCAGGACAAGGGCGTCACTCCAGACGGATTGTTCTCGGTCGAAGAAGTTGAGTGCATCGGCGCCTGCTGCTGGGCTCCGGCCATACAGGTCAACTACGACTATCACGAGAATTTGACAATGGAGAAAGTTGACGCCGTTCTCGAGTCGTACCGAAAACGCGAACAGCAATAG
- the nuoF gene encoding NADH-quinone oxidoreductase subunit NuoF: MADLVSHPDEVKAISWRWGKGAANIDRYLELDGYKAVQKAIQMGSEGIINEMKASNLRGRGGAGFPAGMKWSFVPKESAKPKYILCNGDESEPGTCKDRMIFEHDPHSVIEGVMIAGLAVGAKTGYIYLRGEYRYLSDIMMKAIKDAYARGFLGKNIFGTGHDFDVHWHGGAGAYEVGEESALMESLEGKRGVPRIRPPFPAVVGLWGGPTVINNAETLASVPHIFMMGGEKYAAIGTPKNGGTRLFGISGCVERPGVYELPMGYSLRKMIYEVAGGVWKGRKLKAVVPGGSSTPVLLPEEIDIGMDFDQCMKAGTMLGSAGVVVLDDTVCMVKFALRTMAFYRHESCGWCIPCREGTDWLKKTLVRFHAGGGIKKDIDNIQYLAENMLGRTFCPLGDAAAMPTIAFVKKFRKEFEDHLEGRPCPYEPQAALEQLPVIA, encoded by the coding sequence ATGGCTGACTTGGTATCACATCCCGATGAGGTTAAGGCTATCTCGTGGCGCTGGGGTAAGGGCGCGGCGAACATAGACCGCTACCTTGAACTGGACGGCTACAAGGCCGTTCAGAAAGCGATTCAGATGGGTTCTGAGGGCATCATCAATGAGATGAAAGCCTCGAACCTGCGTGGGCGCGGTGGCGCTGGCTTCCCTGCGGGCATGAAGTGGTCCTTCGTGCCGAAGGAGTCCGCCAAGCCGAAGTACATCCTCTGTAACGGCGACGAGAGCGAACCGGGCACCTGCAAAGATCGCATGATCTTCGAGCACGACCCGCATTCGGTCATAGAGGGTGTGATGATTGCCGGCCTCGCCGTCGGCGCTAAGACCGGCTATATCTACCTTCGGGGCGAGTACCGCTATCTTTCAGACATCATGATGAAAGCCATCAAGGACGCTTATGCGCGTGGCTTTCTCGGGAAGAACATCTTCGGCACGGGGCATGATTTCGACGTGCACTGGCACGGTGGCGCCGGCGCCTATGAAGTTGGCGAAGAATCTGCATTGATGGAGTCCCTTGAGGGCAAGCGCGGAGTTCCGCGCATCCGTCCTCCATTCCCTGCTGTTGTTGGACTCTGGGGCGGGCCGACCGTCATCAACAATGCTGAAACGCTGGCAAGCGTTCCGCACATTTTCATGATGGGCGGCGAAAAGTACGCGGCCATTGGCACGCCAAAAAACGGTGGCACGCGCTTGTTCGGCATCAGCGGATGCGTGGAACGCCCTGGCGTGTACGAACTGCCGATGGGCTACAGTCTTCGCAAGATGATCTACGAGGTTGCAGGCGGTGTTTGGAAGGGCCGCAAACTGAAGGCCGTTGTCCCCGGCGGTTCTTCCACTCCTGTTCTTTTGCCGGAAGAGATCGACATCGGCATGGACTTCGACCAGTGCATGAAAGCCGGTACGATGCTCGGCTCCGCCGGAGTCGTCGTACTCGACGACACGGTATGCATGGTGAAGTTCGCACTGCGCACGATGGCGTTTTACCGTCACGAGAGTTGCGGATGGTGCATTCCCTGCCGCGAAGGTACCGACTGGCTGAAGAAGACGCTGGTGCGCTTCCACGCGGGGGGCGGCATCAAGAAGGACATCGACAACATTCAGTACCTGGCGGAAAACATGTTGGGACGCACGTTCTGTCCCCTGGGCGATGCCGCGGCTATGCCGACGATTGCTTTCGTGAAGAAATTCCGCAAAGAATTCGAAGATCATCTGGAAGGCCGTCCGTGTCCGTACGAACCGCAGGCGGCGCTGGAGCAACTGCCGGTCATCGCCTAG
- the nuoG gene encoding NADH-quinone oxidoreductase subunit NuoG yields MADVNITVNGNKIVVAQGTLLIEACKNVGIEVPSFCYYPGLSLQGACRMCLVEIEKMPKLQTACTTPVAEGMVVNTESEKVVQARKSMLELVLANHPLDCPVCDAGGECELQDMTYKYGAAESKFIDIKSHREEQQWSPVVYFDRPRCILCYRCVRVCGEGMDVWALGVQNRGQGSVIAPNNQDHLECEECGMCIDICPVGALTSGAYRYKTRPWEMNHVGTVCTHCGDGCMTTLGVRRHESGMEIVRGDNRDKSGINGDFLCIKGRYAFDFANSPERITQPLIRKNGQLEQATWNQAFDLIASKFKEVLEAHGGQAIGVIGSNRTTNEENYLLQKYARLVLGTNNVDHHRTADYPSFVKAISTQKAKTASMRDVFTAPALLLIGNNPTDQHPLLAWQIRNNVRLHRAKLHLVNSTDIKLKRQAASLTQLPAGSEGAFARFLAGDDSAADAIVNASLTHEALARLRGTLKSAQNLVVIFGAEVRGADIDALVRFGAAHGARFICLGDYANSRGAADMGLYPDLLPGYLPASGGSSVPAEWHSKVPQMPGMDIPQMMDAARDGRLKALHIVGSNPIARFNVDPFVLQSPFVVLQDMFLTETAMVADVVLPALSAYEKSGTFTNTCGDVQLLKKAGELTTAKTDFEMIVRIADRMGYGVHSLVPLGGSTRADMGQSRGAESGEADRHTVWLQAHGLEPKMSPFDPIAMLDEIQRLVPSYDISRVNLLAGADEHTDLVQIEGAAIESRPQLVLPSNDTLFTSGTLGRFSTTLNSVMEGRGKTPADKEVVAD; encoded by the coding sequence ATGGCTGACGTCAACATCACCGTAAATGGGAACAAGATTGTCGTAGCGCAAGGCACATTGCTGATCGAAGCCTGCAAGAACGTGGGCATCGAAGTTCCGTCCTTCTGCTACTACCCGGGACTGTCGCTGCAGGGCGCCTGCCGCATGTGCCTGGTCGAAATCGAAAAAATGCCGAAGCTACAGACTGCGTGTACCACGCCCGTAGCGGAAGGCATGGTGGTCAACACCGAGAGCGAAAAGGTGGTACAGGCGCGCAAGAGCATGCTGGAGCTGGTGCTCGCCAACCATCCGCTCGATTGCCCGGTCTGTGATGCTGGCGGCGAATGCGAACTGCAGGACATGACGTACAAGTACGGCGCGGCCGAGTCGAAGTTCATCGACATCAAGTCGCACCGCGAGGAGCAGCAATGGTCTCCTGTTGTTTACTTTGACCGCCCGCGCTGCATCCTCTGTTACCGCTGCGTGCGAGTTTGCGGCGAAGGCATGGACGTCTGGGCGCTCGGCGTACAAAATCGCGGTCAGGGTTCGGTCATTGCTCCCAATAATCAGGACCATCTTGAGTGCGAAGAGTGCGGCATGTGCATCGATATCTGCCCCGTCGGCGCACTCACCTCAGGCGCATACCGTTATAAGACCCGCCCGTGGGAGATGAACCACGTCGGCACCGTCTGTACGCATTGCGGCGACGGCTGCATGACCACGCTCGGCGTTCGCCGCCATGAGAGTGGTATGGAAATCGTTCGCGGCGACAATCGCGACAAGAGCGGAATCAACGGCGACTTCCTCTGCATCAAGGGCCGCTACGCGTTCGACTTTGCGAATAGTCCGGAACGCATTACGCAGCCGCTCATCAGGAAAAATGGACAGCTCGAACAGGCGACCTGGAATCAGGCCTTCGACCTGATCGCGAGCAAGTTCAAGGAAGTACTCGAGGCCCATGGCGGCCAGGCAATCGGCGTCATCGGCTCCAACCGCACGACGAACGAAGAGAACTACCTGCTTCAGAAATATGCGCGACTGGTACTGGGGACTAATAATGTCGACCATCACCGCACGGCCGACTACCCGTCCTTCGTCAAGGCCATCTCGACACAGAAGGCGAAGACTGCGTCAATGCGAGACGTATTTACCGCGCCTGCTCTGTTGCTCATCGGCAACAATCCGACAGACCAGCATCCGCTGCTCGCATGGCAGATCCGTAACAACGTGCGCCTGCATCGCGCCAAGCTGCACTTGGTCAACTCCACCGATATCAAGCTGAAGCGTCAGGCGGCTTCGCTGACGCAGCTTCCAGCAGGTTCAGAGGGCGCATTTGCGCGCTTCCTCGCCGGCGACGACTCCGCAGCCGACGCCATTGTCAACGCATCGCTCACGCACGAAGCGCTCGCCAGGCTGCGTGGCACATTGAAGTCCGCGCAGAACCTGGTCGTGATCTTTGGGGCCGAAGTCAGGGGAGCCGACATCGATGCGCTGGTGCGCTTCGGGGCGGCGCATGGCGCACGTTTCATCTGTCTCGGCGACTACGCGAACTCACGCGGTGCCGCCGATATGGGCCTCTATCCCGACTTGTTGCCCGGCTACCTGCCAGCGTCCGGAGGCTCCAGTGTTCCGGCAGAGTGGCACAGCAAAGTCCCGCAGATGCCCGGCATGGACATTCCGCAGATGATGGACGCAGCACGCGACGGTCGCCTGAAAGCGCTGCACATCGTCGGCTCGAATCCCATTGCGCGTTTCAACGTGGATCCATTTGTATTGCAGTCGCCCTTTGTCGTTCTCCAGGACATGTTCCTGACCGAGACGGCGATGGTGGCCGATGTCGTATTGCCTGCCCTGAGCGCCTATGAAAAATCGGGCACATTCACGAATACTTGCGGCGACGTTCAATTGCTCAAGAAAGCTGGCGAGCTTACGACCGCGAAGACTGACTTCGAAATGATCGTGCGCATAGCGGATCGCATGGGGTACGGCGTGCATAGCCTCGTCCCGCTCGGCGGTTCAACTCGCGCCGACATGGGGCAGTCCCGCGGCGCTGAATCCGGCGAAGCCGACCGCCACACAGTGTGGCTTCAGGCACACGGACTGGAGCCGAAGATGAGTCCGTTCGATCCGATTGCGATGCTCGATGAGATCCAACGGCTCGTGCCCTCATACGATATTTCCCGCGTGAACCTGCTTGCCGGGGCCGACGAACACACCGACCTGGTGCAGATCGAGGGTGCCGCCATCGAAAGCCGTCCGCAACTGGTTCTGCCTTCGAATGACACGCTCTTCACTTCGGGTACGCTGGGTCGGTTCTCGACGACCTTGAACTCGGTTATGGAAGGCCGCGGGAAAACACCGGCGGATAAAGAAGTAGTAGCGGATTGA
- the nuoH gene encoding NADH-quinone oxidoreductase subunit NuoH → MNNVLTFLLVAVIKIVVTVGVLLTIVAYTVWLERKVVGHIQNRWGPSRVGPFGLLQPLADGAKFLLKEDLTPPYVSRGLYLLAPVLALTMAMTSIALVPIGPSVTIFGITTPIQITGITEANGQAGDIGIGLLIILGLTSVGVYGIALAGWSSNSKYSLLGALRACAQMVSYEVALGLSVIGVLIICESFSLRDIVNQQQGTWLGFIPKWNIFKGQFIAFFIYLMAAFAETNRIPFDLPEAETELVAGYHTEYSAMKFAMFFMAEYANMVTVACLASVLFLGGWSGPVFGPPILQGLLPVFWFLLRIFVFLFIYIWVRGTLPRFRYDQLMAFAWKFLLPVAIANIVITALVVALRS, encoded by the coding sequence ATGAATAACGTCCTTACATTTCTTCTCGTTGCCGTGATCAAAATCGTGGTTACAGTCGGTGTGCTGCTCACGATCGTGGCATACACGGTTTGGCTGGAGCGCAAAGTCGTAGGCCACATCCAGAACCGCTGGGGCCCTTCGCGCGTGGGTCCGTTTGGCCTTTTGCAGCCACTTGCCGACGGCGCAAAGTTCTTGCTAAAGGAAGATCTGACGCCTCCATATGTGAGCCGGGGACTGTACTTGCTCGCTCCGGTGCTGGCACTCACGATGGCCATGACATCCATCGCGCTGGTGCCAATTGGTCCAAGCGTCACGATCTTTGGTATCACTACTCCGATACAGATCACCGGCATTACAGAAGCAAACGGTCAGGCCGGCGATATCGGTATTGGATTGTTGATTATTCTTGGCCTCACCTCCGTTGGTGTCTACGGCATCGCTCTCGCTGGCTGGTCTTCCAACAGCAAGTATTCCCTGCTGGGAGCGTTGCGTGCCTGCGCGCAGATGGTCAGTTATGAGGTTGCGCTCGGCCTGTCAGTTATCGGCGTGCTGATCATTTGCGAATCGTTCAGTTTGCGCGACATTGTGAATCAGCAGCAGGGTACGTGGCTCGGGTTTATCCCTAAGTGGAACATCTTCAAGGGACAGTTCATCGCGTTTTTCATCTACCTGATGGCTGCGTTCGCCGAAACTAACCGTATCCCTTTCGATCTGCCTGAAGCGGAAACCGAGCTCGTGGCCGGATACCACACGGAGTACAGCGCGATGAAGTTCGCGATGTTCTTCATGGCCGAGTACGCCAACATGGTCACCGTCGCGTGCCTGGCATCGGTTCTCTTCCTTGGCGGCTGGAGCGGCCCGGTTTTCGGTCCCCCGATTCTCCAGGGGCTACTGCCGGTGTTCTGGTTCCTGCTGCGAATTTTCGTTTTCCTGTTTATCTATATCTGGGTACGTGGCACGCTGCCGCGTTTCCGCTATGACCAACTGATGGCATTTGCGTGGAAGTTTCTTCTCCCGGTCGCCATCGCGAACATTGTGATAACAGCGCTGGTGGTAGCGCTGCGGTCGTAA
- a CDS encoding NADH-quinone oxidoreductase subunit J — MLHLILFLIFSAICVGGAISLLAQKHPINSALSLIVVMASLAMLYLLLGAEFVAAVQVIIYAGAIMVLFVFVIMLLNAGAEERHGTSRVALMFGVPGLLIGLVAVAWVLLRRNVSAGQVMIGALHGSAKDIGRLLFRDFLLPFEVTSVLILIAIMGAVVLARRGGE, encoded by the coding sequence ATGCTGCACTTAATCTTGTTCCTGATCTTTTCGGCGATCTGCGTTGGCGGGGCCATCAGCCTCCTCGCGCAGAAGCACCCGATCAACAGCGCTCTCTCGCTGATCGTGGTGATGGCATCGCTCGCGATGCTCTACCTCCTGCTCGGAGCCGAATTCGTGGCCGCCGTACAGGTCATCATCTACGCCGGCGCAATCATGGTGTTGTTCGTCTTCGTCATCATGTTGCTGAATGCGGGCGCGGAAGAGCGTCACGGGACCAGCCGGGTCGCACTCATGTTCGGCGTTCCGGGCCTGCTGATCGGCCTTGTCGCTGTGGCGTGGGTACTCCTGCGCAGGAACGTCAGCGCCGGGCAAGTGATGATCGGAGCCCTGCATGGATCTGCCAAGGACATCGGACGCCTGCTCTTCCGCGATTTCCTGTTGCCGTTTGAAGTCACGTCCGTGTTGATCCTCATCGCGATCATGGGCGCCGTGGTCCTCGCCAGGAGGGGCGGAGAGTAA
- the nuoK gene encoding NADH-quinone oxidoreductase subunit NuoK codes for MIPLWYYLLLSAFLFACGVAGFLIKRNIITIFMSIELMLNAVNLSFIAFATQWDSLNGQVFVFFVMVVAAAEAAVGLAIIISVFRTRETLNVDRVNLLKL; via the coding sequence ATGATTCCTCTTTGGTATTACCTGCTCCTGAGTGCGTTCCTCTTCGCCTGTGGCGTTGCTGGATTCCTCATCAAGCGAAACATCATTACCATTTTCATGTCGATCGAGCTTATGCTCAACGCTGTAAACCTCTCGTTCATAGCCTTTGCGACCCAATGGGACTCCTTGAATGGGCAGGTTTTCGTCTTCTTCGTCATGGTCGTGGCGGCCGCTGAAGCCGCCGTTGGACTGGCAATCATCATCTCCGTTTTCCGCACGCGCGAAACTCTGAACGTTGATCGCGTGAACTTGTTGAAACTATGA
- the nuoL gene encoding NADH-quinone oxidoreductase subunit L, with translation MSLHLWLIPLLPALGAVINGLFGRRFPKAAVSTVALTSTALSFGWAVFAALQFVGGGAAAVTESHGAWIRAGSFSVEYGFYLDQLSMVMMLVVTGVGFLIHVYSVGYMAHEGGYYRFFSYLNLFMFFMLTLVLADNYLLMFVGWEGVGLASYLLIGFFFRRDSAANAGKKAFITNRVGDFGFLIALFLLIKHFNTLQYSGVFKAVNAMPVETAGAGLLTAIGLLMLFGATGKSAQIPLFVWLPDAMEGPTPVSALIHAATMVTAGVYVIARSNAVFNHAPIALMAVAVVGCLTAIFAATIGMAQNDIKRVLAYSTISQLGYMFLACGVAAYSAGIFHLMTHAFFKALLFLGAGSVIHALGGEQDMRRMGGLRHKIPYTYWTMTAATFTIAGFPFLSGFFSKDEILWQTFSSPHGHWVLWLVGVTTAFLTSFYMFRMWFMTFWGDYRGEAHETGEHAGHAHATPIGGHDTIAHAPATGSHGQGADGNSEPHESPWIMLAPLVILAVLSVVGGYVGVPHALGGNNTFHKFLAPVLPSTATVETGTLAEHVAGPAQESASHGESASHEEVAMERLLTGVSVAVAFAGFGLAWLLYVKRRDLPAKITASLGTVYKTVLNKYYVDEIYGASVIGPIVEGSTKLLWRGIDVGAIDATVNEAARGAQDVSDGVRQQQSGNIRSYAGWVAAGAALVIVYMVWMGTR, from the coding sequence ATGAGCTTGCATCTCTGGTTGATTCCGCTGTTGCCGGCGCTTGGCGCCGTGATCAACGGCCTCTTCGGACGGCGCTTCCCGAAGGCCGCTGTGAGCACGGTTGCCTTAACCTCGACCGCGCTTTCGTTCGGTTGGGCCGTGTTCGCCGCGCTCCAGTTCGTCGGTGGAGGCGCAGCCGCCGTTACCGAAAGTCACGGCGCATGGATTCGTGCCGGCAGTTTCAGTGTCGAATACGGCTTCTACCTGGACCAGCTTTCGATGGTGATGATGCTGGTTGTGACCGGCGTCGGCTTTCTGATCCACGTTTACTCGGTCGGGTACATGGCGCATGAGGGCGGGTATTACCGCTTCTTCTCCTACCTGAACCTGTTCATGTTCTTCATGCTTACGCTGGTGCTCGCCGACAACTACCTGCTCATGTTCGTCGGATGGGAAGGCGTGGGCCTCGCGTCGTACTTGTTGATTGGCTTCTTTTTCCGTAGGGATTCGGCCGCTAACGCCGGCAAAAAGGCGTTCATCACGAATCGCGTCGGCGACTTCGGCTTCCTGATCGCGCTCTTTCTGCTGATCAAGCACTTCAACACGCTGCAGTACTCCGGCGTGTTCAAGGCCGTCAACGCCATGCCGGTTGAGACCGCCGGCGCCGGCTTGCTGACCGCCATTGGCCTGCTGATGCTCTTTGGCGCAACCGGCAAGTCTGCACAGATTCCGCTCTTCGTCTGGCTGCCCGATGCCATGGAAGGCCCGACACCGGTATCCGCCCTCATCCACGCCGCCACCATGGTCACGGCCGGCGTTTACGTGATCGCGCGATCAAATGCCGTATTCAACCACGCACCGATTGCCTTAATGGCCGTAGCCGTTGTCGGCTGCCTGACGGCGATCTTCGCCGCCACTATCGGCATGGCGCAGAACGACATAAAGCGAGTACTCGCGTACTCGACCATCTCTCAGTTGGGTTACATGTTCCTGGCCTGCGGCGTTGCGGCTTACTCGGCGGGAATCTTCCACCTGATGACGCACGCCTTCTTCAAGGCGCTGCTCTTCCTTGGAGCCGGCTCTGTCATACACGCCCTCGGCGGTGAGCAGGATATGCGCCGCATGGGCGGCTTGCGCCATAAGATTCCGTACACGTACTGGACAATGACGGCGGCAACATTCACAATCGCCGGCTTCCCATTCCTGAGCGGATTCTTCTCGAAAGACGAGATCCTCTGGCAAACCTTCAGCAGCCCGCACGGACATTGGGTGCTCTGGCTTGTCGGCGTCACCACGGCCTTCCTTACATCCTTCTACATGTTCCGCATGTGGTTCATGACCTTCTGGGGCGATTATCGCGGCGAAGCGCACGAAACTGGGGAGCACGCTGGTCACGCCCATGCCACTCCGATCGGTGGGCATGACACGATCGCACACGCGCCTGCGACGGGTTCGCACGGACAGGGTGCTGACGGCAATAGCGAACCGCACGAGTCGCCGTGGATCATGCTCGCTCCGCTCGTCATCCTGGCCGTCCTTTCGGTCGTCGGCGGATACGTCGGTGTGCCGCACGCCCTTGGCGGTAACAACACATTCCACAAATTCCTGGCTCCAGTGCTGCCGAGCACGGCCACCGTCGAAACCGGTACCCTTGCCGAGCACGTTGCCGGACCGGCGCAGGAATCTGCTTCGCATGGTGAATCCGCCTCGCATGAAGAGGTCGCGATGGAGCGCTTGCTCACGGGTGTTTCCGTGGCTGTGGCATTCGCCGGCTTCGGACTTGCCTGGTTGTTGTACGTGAAGCGCCGCGATTTGCCTGCCAAGATCACTGCGAGCTTGGGCACTGTTTACAAGACAGTTCTGAATAAGTACTACGTGGACGAGATCTACGGCGCCAGCGTCATCGGCCCAATCGTGGAAGGCTCAACGAAGCTCCTCTGGCGAGGGATCGACGTGGGCGCGATCGACGCCACGGTTAACGAAGCCGCACGCGGCGCGCAAGACGTCTCCGATGGAGTTCGCCAACAACAGTCCGGCAACATTCGGTCTTACGCCGGATGGGTTGCCGCCGGTGCCGCGCTGGTCATTGTCTATATGGTCTGGATGGGTACGAGATGA